Genomic segment of Lemur catta isolate mLemCat1 chromosome 2, mLemCat1.pri, whole genome shotgun sequence:
TCCTCCTTTCAGTCCCTACGTCCTGactctgcttccctccctgctAGTGGAGCCGCATTTCAGCCGCTCTGTGCTGCTCTCGCACCCGGCCAGGAGGAAAGCCGCGCTGGCCTGTGCACACCAGGCCCCGTGTGACACCCCTGGTCTCCTTGGGTCCATCCGGAGCCGCCAGCCGCTCCCAGGTCTTGGCTGAGGCCCTGGGGCTTAGCTCCGGGCCCGCATCCCCGCTTCTCCCCCCATGGAGCTCCCTCTGTCCCCACGTCCCCCACCCCAGCGGGTCCCGGCCACGCGGACTTCCCACTCTGTGTTGTCACGCGCAGCGTTGCCTCTCATCTCGAGGATCTGCTATCACCCGCTTTTATCgaagtttatttcttaataaatgtgTCAAATCGCTCACAGGGAGAACCACCCTCCTACTTCCCACTGGTCCGGGCTCTGGGCCCCACCCTTTCCAGGCAGCTTTGTCCGCCAGCTTCACAGTGACCCTGTATAATGGGCCAAATGGTGGCCCCCGAATCTATGTCCGCGTCTTACCCCCGGAACCCATCCGTGTGACCTTATGTGGGAAAAGCGCCTTCGCAGGTGGAATTAGGCGAAGAACCTTGGGCTGAGAGCATGCCAGAGCACgcggtgggccctaaatccagtggcGAGTGTCTCCGTGAGAGACAGAAGGGATGACACAGGGAAGAGAGACCTCGTGCAGGTGGAGGCAGCGAGACGAGCTATGCAGCCACCGGGAGCGGGAGGGCGAGGGAGGGATTCTCCTCTGGGGCTTCCAGAGGGAGGACAGCCCCGACCcccgaccccccccccccccgcagctGACACCTCGATCTGTGGAAAATTCCTGTCGTTTTCAGCCACCGATTTGTGGTACTTTGACACAGCAGCCCTAAGAAACACACACATCCTGGGAGGCAGGTATGATTgttgtgttttagaaagaaggaacaggctcagagaggttgagtgaccaGCCCAGAGTCCCACAGCTAGGCACTAGCAGAGccgggattcaaatccaggcatgGCCACCTGGTATGGGCACCGACGGGTCCGCGGGGATTCGTGGGCATGGGCAGCTCTGTTCCAGGGGCCCTGCCTGTACGGGGCTCTGCGGGCTGGTTGTGGGCAGTGTGCGGGGCCGTGCTGTGAGACTCTCTGGGCCCCTGGATCCCCCACTGCTGACCCCCACTTCCCCACGGGCTGTCGCCTTCCCAGCCCTCCCGAGGAGAGCCACCCTCTCTGGCAGCCACGACCCCACGACAGTGACCCATCCCTCAGGACAGGACTGCATTTTGTTACTGCCGGGGCGCTGGGGACTGGCGTAGGCTCTGGCACACGGCAGGGGCTCCGCCAGTGTTTGCTGGGCACACGGACGGGCGGGTGGACCTTTGGGCTttggagaaaaagacaaagttgCCCATCGCGTCActtgtggtgggggcaggggagagtcTTGGGGCAGCGGGGCCTCCCcttgcctgcccctgccctctgccctctgcaggCCCAGCGGTGGCCTCACCCCAGGCAACCCTCAAACAGAGCCCCCAGGGAAACAGGCCCCCCCCCCCGGGAatgctgcctccccttccccacccccaccgcccgGGCAGGGGTCCTTCTGGGCCCAGACGTGGCCGCCTGGAGCACCGCAAGGGAGCGGGGCAAGGATCACGTTTGtcgtttctttatttttaatttttaaaatttttcgccagggagcatagattcaagttgccctgagtCTAGGGTTCCTCCTATGTCATTTCTTCCGGGAGAAGGGGTGAGAGCCGGGGCAGGGGCGGCAGGCCCAGCCTGAGGCTTCGCCTGGAAGGTGCGCTGAGCCGGGCTCTGCGCCCCGCCCCGCAGCCTCTCTGGGCTCCCTCTGCCCGTCGCTCTCACGGGGGCACCGTCTCTGCCCCTGGGGCTGGACCCCTTGAAGAGGACAGGAGGGAGCCTCCAGGCGGGGGCACAGACGGTCACAGAGCGGGGGTGgcaccctgcccccagcagcaCGACCCCCCGAGGTTCAGCTCCTCCTAGCGTCCGGCCCCCACCCCCCGACACTGGCCCTCTGACCCTCGGGAAGCTCTCAGGCTGCTCCTTAAGCAGGGAGCGGcaggctgaggctcagggacacacagtgacttgctcaaggtcgcagctagcagaaaagaaatttgaaCCCCGATGTGCTGAACTCCCAAGCCAGTGTGCTCTTAAGGAAGGACTAGTTAGAGCAGCAAATTGGGGCTTGTGCTGAAAGAGGCGACAGTGATCCTCCGGGTGCTCTAGGCCCCCGTGTGCTCAGGCTCGGGCAGGAATCCCCCCTGCCCAGGAGGTGGGGCTGGCGGAGACGCGTCCCTGTCCAGGCTGCCGCGTTCCCtatcctgggggggggggggggggaggaccTCTAGCTGGGTGTCAGGAACAAGGTCACCACCCCCAGTTCTTCAGCCTCCCTTGGCAGATGGTCGCCCTCCGGgtgcaccccccgccccgcacacCCACCCCGCACTCGTGCACGCACGTGGTACCAGAAGGGACGAGGTTAGGGGAAACCAGAGAGGAGGGGGCCTCCTCGGAGATTTTTATTGACTCTTTTCTGAAAGTTCTGGCTGGAACAGCACCGACACCCCCTCCCGGGCCGTCGTCGGGGGTCAGGAGTGTGTCTGCTTGGGCTCGGAGCTCTGCAGGGCCCCGGGGCTGTCCTCGGCCGTCTCCTCCTGCTGCTCGGGCTCCATCAGTAGCAGCTTGCCCTGAACTGGgagctcctcctctccctcctcctcttcctcctcttcttcctcctcctcctcctgctcctcatCTTCCTCACCCTCTGATGACAGGGAGAAGTTGTCTTGACTCACACAGGCCACAAACTTCTTCATGGAGGATTCGTGGCCTTTCCTGTGGCCCGTGCTGTGGCCCATGCCGTGGCCCGTGCCGTGGCCTGAGCCGTGGCCCGTGCTGAGCTTGGCACAGCGGGAACCCATTGTCCACTTAGCGTGACTGTGTGGGACAGGAGAGAAGGCAGCTGGGGGCAGTGAGGGGCCGTGAGGGCGGGAGGCAGGGCACTGACATCACAAAGGCCCCTGGAGCCCACCCCCCGCTCCGGGACCCAACCCACCAACCACAGGGCAGGACAGAAAGGCCACCTGCCAGCCCAGCTGGGGTGCTGCCTCCCTCTGCCTTGTTTGCCTTGGCAAAAGGCCCCCTTTAGCTGGGGTGAGAGTTGGGGATAGAATTTCTGGAAGCAAGAGGGGCACACACAGACTCCTCCCCTCCCAGAAACACCCAGCCAAGGGGAACTGTTGACAGTTTTCGAAGACAGGGTCAGAACAGTGGCTGCCTGTGGGTGGGGCCACCAGGGAACTTTCTGCAGCGGCTGGAAATGTTGGGTCTCTCGACCTGGTAACACTCGGTAATAATTCATCGAGCTGCGCACTCAAAATCTGCGCATTTTGTCTGAGCTGTATCTCCATACGATTAAAGAACCCTTAGAATGCTTTCTTTCAGGGGCCTGAAAGTGTGATCCTCTGAAATCTCCTTGAAAGGCAGCGGCTCCTGAGCTTTTTGGGGTCACAGGTGTCTTTGAAGACATTTGGAACTGTCCTTTTGCAAGGTTGCACCTGCCCGTACAGCATGATTTCATCCTGGGGTGTGGGGGAGTTAGGGACCATTGCTTTAAATGTGGTCATTTCCGAACACTGGGAATCCACCCACTTTCTGATAGGTAGATCAAATCTTGCCCATTTCCTGCCCCCCATCCTCAGTGGCTGTGGGAGGTTGAATAATGACCCTccaagatgtccatgtcctatcCAGGAAACTACAGATGTCACTGagaatcttgagatggggagattgtcACAAGTGGCAGATTTCAGACAGGAGGTGGAGTGACACAGTCACAAGCCAAGGAGTGTAGGCAGCCCCCCAGCAGCGTGGGTTCTCCCTGAGGCTGTGGAgggagggcagccctggggtAACGTGCTGGCCAAGACGGCCTCATACAGCCCGGCCCCTGCTCTCTTGCTGGAGCAAGCCAGACCTGCGTCCCACTGCGGGGCTCCTACAAGTACTGTTCCTCTCCTCCCGCCATTCACACTTCCCCCAGCCACCCAACGTTGGCGCCCAGGGACTTCTGCTGTGCGTGCCACTGACAGAAGACATCTTTGTGACTTAGGGCTCAGTCTTTGGGCAGGGAAGCCAAAGGTGACCCCTCCCATGGGGTAGGATATGGTTCAGGAGAGCCTGACTTTGGTTGAAGTCTCCtaggccgggggtgggggtgtcacGGCAGTAGTGTGATAGCGTGGCTTTTGGCACCAGGAAAGGACACGTGACAGAGGACAGGACAGTGTCACAGGGTAACACAGGAGACGCGCTCAGGGCGTCGAGCCCCCACCCGCCCCGGGAAGCCAGGTCTGCCATTTGTGCAAAGGAGACCCCGACAGGCCGGTGAGTTTCTCGTCAAGTTTTATTCAGCAGGTgacttttgctcattttattcaGATCTTGTGGGTTCTTCGGCAACTCAGGGCTCGGGCATCTGACGTGGGGGAGTTGCTATGGCCTCGCGTGGTGTTTCTCGGGCAGGTGAATTCTCCTTAACTTTCAGCCAGGGGCGAGGGACGCAGGAAGATTAGTAGTAGCGCCTTCTgcatctcctcctccttctgcagCCTTTTGGGAAAGGAAATTCTGGTTGAGAGGGGCGTCTAGGGAAtctgggtggggatgggggactTGGGGGGCTGCCAGGTGGGTGgggtccctgcctccctcctgcccctccgtGCAGTGGTGCAGGTGCAAAGGGCCTGGGGTCACTAGGGGTTCACCGGGTGGGCGAGGGgtgcggcgggggtggggggcagaccTCTGCGACGCCTCTGCCTGCAGCAGCGTCTTCTGCGCCTTCGGCAGGAGCGTCGCCGCCGTCTGTGGATCCGGTACAGTCTCCTCCGCGAGCAGCGCCTGCGCCTGTAGCGGCAGCGGCGGCCTTGGTAGGTCCTGCCGTAGAACTCGACGCTCTCGGGGCTCAGGCCCGGCTCCTCCTGGCCCTCGGGTCCTTGCTCCTGCCCATGCCCTTGCCCTTGCCCTCGCTGCCTGCACCCCTGGTTCGGGCGTTCGCTGGGGCTCCTCACGCGGTACCGGACCATGGTGTAGGGGGGTGTGCCGGCTCCTAGGCTGAGTCTGCAGCtggccttggggtggggaggagggccgAGGCCTGCCCACCTGCTCTTGGTGTTGATGTTGGTCTGGTTTGCAGGGGCTCTCTGGGGGGGCTCATATATATAAAGGGGACCCCCACTGTGACCTGGCGGCCCCGCCCCCCATTCATcgtccccaccctgcccagcctcgcAGCTGGGAGGGCCCTGGCACACAACAGGGGGGTGGGAAGGGCAAGCAGCCCCCTTGCCTTGCCTGTAAAACATGTCCCCACTCTGGTAGCAGGTGGGACCTCAAGAAAGAGCGCCAGCGTTTTGTCATCCGGATGCCCAGCTGGTGGGCATTGGCGTGTGGTCATTGCGAAGTTTCCCACATCCTCGGTGCTGTGCCACGTGGCGCCAGCATGTGCAGGAGGGACTTCCACCTGTCCTCACGGCTTGCTGGCAGTGAGAACAGCACCCAGTTATCCAGAGTCACTACCTGCCCACCGTGCGTTTATTTCCCACGCATTTGCTCCTTCACACCTTGCGGTCATGATCCCCATTTGCTGTGGGGGAAGCTACTCACGGTGACTGTGCAGGcaaggggacaggcaggcagggacgCAGATCACGGCAGCTGGCTTCAGGCCACACCCTCAGCTCTGCACCCCCTCCCAGGCCGGGCCCCCCCTTCTCCTCCACATGTGTCTTCTCCCCTCGGCTCCGCCTGCCTGCTCCTGGGCATCCCGCTATACATTGATGATCCCACTGGCGTCCCAAATCAGAGTCACAGCAGCTGAAACACTCATTTCCCTTTCACGGAGGGGAGGGAGGATGTGGCAGACAGACCCACGCCTGCCCCGTGGATGGCCACATCTTGCTCCTGGAGCCTGTGACTGTGTCCCCTTACGTGGCGAAAGAGACTATGCAGATGTGATTACCTTAGGGCCCTCACGTTGGGGGGGGGGTCCTCCGGGACTCTCTTGGGGGGCCCGACACAACCACCAGGGCCCTTATAAgacaggagagggaggcaggggggcCCCAGGAGGAGAGATTGGGGGGTACCACGAggctggctttgaggatggaCCGGCCACGAGCCAAGGAGGCGGGTTATCCTCCCCTGGAACATCTAGAAGGGACTCagccctgatgacaccttgatttgaAATCTCACAAGACCCCTTTTGGACTCATGACCTGCAGAAGCAGGAGATGATAAATCTGCACCGTGTGACGTTCCTATCATTGGCCATGGTGGCGAGGAAGCACCGACGAAGGGCTCAACCTTCCGGCCCtcgcaggaggaggaggggtgtcGCCACTCCTGCGCTCTGTGTGTGCCGCTTCCCTTTTGAGGACAAAGGCACTTAATAGGGCCCCCGAGGGCCCTTGTTGACAATCTGAATGCCCAGTCCTCCCCCCGTCCTGCTGAGTCCCGTCTCCACAGCTAGAGTTGGATGATCAAATTAGGAAAGTCACCCGGGGCTCTGCAAGTTCAGCCGCCTGCTGTCGCCCTCCGCTGGGGTGTGGGAAGCTGTTCCTGTGGTGGCCGGGGCCCTGGGGCACCGGGGCCTAGGGTTGAACTCAAGTTCAGTCCCTTGGGGTGCTTACCTGGAACCACGGGGCTGTTGACACCTGCCCCGGCGAGGACTGGAAGTGACACGTGCAGAATTTATAAATAGAAGTCATAGCCGTGGCAATCCCGAGGTGCCAGGGAATGTCACCTCAGGGAACTGGCCCTCAGAACTCTGGTCACTGATGCTGGTGCCCTGGGCTTTGCTCCACCACCGTGAAGTGATTGTGACCCGGTGTCTGTGTCACAGCATCTGACAGCTGGGCTCTCCTCAGCTGTGACCCGGCCAGGTAGACCAGTGTCCAGCAGGAGTCCTTGTGTCTTGGTCACTAACCTGTCCATGACTCATCTCCACGTCTCTCT
This window contains:
- the PRM3 gene encoding protamine-3, with the translated sequence MGSRCAKLSTGHGSGHGTGHGMGHSTGHRKGHESSMKKFVACVSQDNFSLSSEGEEDEEQEEEEEEEEEEEEGEEELPVQGKLLLMEPEQQEETAEDSPGALQSSEPKQTHS
- the LOC123632384 gene encoding protamine-2-like yields the protein MVRYRVRSPSERPNQGCRQRGQGQGHGQEQGPEGQEEPGLSPESVEFYGRTYQGRRCRYRRRRCSRRRLYRIHRRRRRSCRRRRRRCCRQRRRRGCRRRRRCRRRYY